A window of the Sabethes cyaneus chromosome 1, idSabCyanKW18_F2, whole genome shotgun sequence genome harbors these coding sequences:
- the LOC128745585 gene encoding uncharacterized protein LOC128745585, which produces MTSNLLLTYPNFEEPFILTTDASNVAIGAVLSQLVNGVERPIALLLLTKGQADIYIHDIRRNPIVILPIGTARICNSYLRIIHPIDLDPIELTINDLYLKAQEKIVNDKVLNPIIRSKIEKLSLSFRKIKIVEKRVKRWDSLGTGWKYISGSPDADDLRLVNATINTIIDQENNQIKINSGLDVRIRNITYSINSLISRYNDLSSDVNEGFSSINLLLNMDELTQQIETIGEAITLARWNIPSSRLISLKELTVAQTMLKEQGLDIATAESVLEIARAYVITTKNSIRYILRIPKLTNEIYSLYQIEPTISNGTRIHLEANYYLNGTTPYSTRSTCDRKIDQFICHSNQLEPPSKCIQKLMSGSSAHCPMEKIYGHNIIKRINDATIIINEANIVLKSNCSMHNSRLEGSYLIQFSKCAILLDGEQFTNTNVEIPSKAFIPTTGLKVNTTNMVDRIPLEYLQVLHMAHRDDIHHLNLTSESIHTKIQLLHWISFGSISVSTLVVIGITLSCVIKILLTKKATIVIQQGNQETNNKDEANPLGGSTRSINMDHPTRQPRFIPQ; this is translated from the exons ATGACTAGTAATCTGCTTCTCACTTATCCTAATTTTGAGGAACCGTTTATTCTGACAACGGATGCCTCAAATGTCGCTATTGGTGCCGTCCTATCCCAACTTGTGAACGGAGTTGAACGACCTATAGC gctactcttgctgacgaAAGGACAGGCGGACATATATATACACGACATAAGGCGAAATCCCATTGTGATACTTCCTATAGGAACAGCCAGAATTTGCAACAGCTATCTGAGAATTATACACCCAATCGATCTAGATCCAATAGAACTAACCATCAACGATCTCTATTTaaaagctcaagaaaaaattgtTAACGATAAAGTTCTTAATCCCATTATAagatcaaaaattgaaaaattatccCTATCATTCAGAAAGATTAAAATCGTAGAAAAACGAGTAAAGCGCTGGGACAGCTTAGGAACAGGATGGAAGTATATTTCAGGAAGCCCAGACGCGGACGACTTAAGACTAGTGAACGCGacaattaatacaataatcGATCAGGAAAATAATCAGATTAAAATTAACTCTGGACTAGATGTTAGGATCAGGAATATTACATATAGCATTAACTCACTCATCTCAAGATACAACGATCTTTCATCAGACGTCAACGAAGGGTTTTCATCTATAAACCTACTGCTCAATATGGACGAACTCACTCAGCAGATAGAGACTATAGGAGAAGCCATAACCTTGGCTCGTTGGAACATCCCTAGCAGTCGCCTGATTAGCCTAAAAGAATTGACCGTCGCTCAAACTATGCTGAAAGAACAAGGATTAGACATAGCCACAGCGGAGAGCGTACTAGAGATTGCACGAGCATACGTTATAACAACTAAGAATTCTATAAGGTATATCCTGAGAATACCCAAGCTAACGAACGAAATTTATTCTCTCTACCAGATCGAACCAACAATATCAAACGGAACCAGAATTCATTTAGAAGCAAACTATTATTTGAACGGAACAACGCCTTACTCTACAAGATCAACATGTGATCGGAAAATAGACCAATTCATATGTCATTCTAATCAGCTCGAACCACCATCGAAATGCATCCAAAAATTGATGAGCGGTTCGTCAGCACATTGCCCGATGGAGAAAATTTATGGCCATAACATAATAAAACGAATCAATGACGCTACAATAATCATCAATGAGGCGAACATCGTCTTAAAGTCTAACTGCAGCATGCATAATAGCAGATTAGAAGGATCGTACCTCATCCAGTTCTCAAAATGTGCAATATTGCTAGATGGCGAACAATTTACCAACACTAACGTGGAAATTCCCAGCAAAGCTTTCATTCCAACTACCGGATTGAAGGTAAACACTACTAACATGGTAGATCGCATCCCTCTAGAATATTTACAGGTACTCCATATGGCGCATCGAGACGACATCCACCACCTCAATCTTACCAGTGAAAGCATCCACACCAAGATTCAGCTGCTTCATTGGATATCTTTTGGCTCAATTTCGGTGTCAACCCTCGTTGTGATCGGAATTACGCTAAGCTGTGTCATCAAAATACTATTGACCAAGAAGGCAACTATCGTTATTCAACAAGGCAATCAGGAGACGAACAACAAGGATGAAGCTAATCCATTAGGCGGATCAACGCGAAGCATCAACATGGATCACCCGACCAGGCAACCAAGATTCATCCCACAATAG